Proteins encoded in a region of the Paramagnetospirillum magneticum AMB-1 genome:
- a CDS encoding ABC transporter ATP-binding protein, with translation MIHLSDVRKAFNQGKSNEFWALKGIDLSVRAGKVTVFRGPSGSGKTTLLTLVGCLARPTSGRVRLRDRDISGLPERFLTDIRRSTFGFVFQQFNLLKGISALENVMIPAYPLGVDRKELSERAHALMESLGIGAKASSMAEWLSGGEAQRVAIARALINDPEVVIADEPTANLDSERSRQFLAIVETLKASGKTVLMTSHDPLVCDTEVVDHVVSLRDGQLVEAR, from the coding sequence ATGATCCATCTTTCCGACGTCCGCAAGGCCTTCAACCAGGGCAAGTCCAACGAGTTCTGGGCCTTGAAGGGCATCGACCTTTCGGTCCGGGCCGGCAAAGTGACCGTGTTTCGCGGGCCTTCGGGCTCGGGCAAGACCACGCTGCTGACCCTGGTGGGCTGTCTGGCGCGTCCCACCTCGGGCCGGGTGCGGCTGCGCGACCGCGATATTTCCGGCCTGCCGGAGCGGTTCCTGACCGATATCCGCCGTTCCACCTTCGGTTTCGTGTTCCAGCAGTTCAACCTGCTGAAGGGCATCAGCGCCCTGGAGAACGTCATGATTCCGGCCTATCCCTTGGGTGTCGACCGCAAGGAGCTGAGCGAGCGCGCCCATGCCCTGATGGAGAGCCTGGGCATCGGCGCCAAGGCGTCGTCCATGGCCGAATGGCTGTCGGGCGGCGAGGCCCAGCGGGTGGCCATCGCCCGGGCCTTGATCAACGACCCCGAGGTGGTGATCGCCGACGAGCCCACCGCCAACCTGGACAGCGAGCGGTCGCGGCAGTTCCTGGCCATCGTCGAGACCTTGAAGGCCTCGGGCAAGACGGTGCTGATGACCAGCCATGATCCCCTGGTCTGCGACACCGAAGTGGTCGACCATGTGGTGTCCCTGCGCGACGGCCAGTTGGTGGAGGCGCGCTGA
- a CDS encoding aldehyde ferredoxin oxidoreductase family protein: MSWTGKFLRIDLTNGSVKTEELNRAWARQYLGQRGLATKYFAEEVDPKVDPLSPANKMIFTTGPLTGTAASTGGRYSVVTKGPLTNCIACSNSGGFFGNELKNAGWDMIIVEGRSPKPVYLSIENETVEIRDAAEFWGKTVWETENGLKARHQDPMLRVATIGAAGEKGVLYACIVNDLHRAAGRSGVGAVMGSKNLKAIAVRGTRGVTVKDPDRFIKATIEQKKVLADNAVTGQGLPKYGTQVLMNVINEIGAMPTRNFKEVQFEGAHKISAEAMHEPRATDGKANLATNGACFGCTIACGRISRMDPGHFSITSRPQYKEPSGGVEYEAAWAMGSDCGVDDLEACTFANFMCNEHGIDPISFGSTLAAAMEMFEMGVITKEQTGGVELKFGSAEALVKMAELTGKGEGFGLELGQGSRRLCAKYGHPELSMTVKSQEFPAYDPRGIQGMGLTYATSNRGACHLRSYTVASEVLGIPFKSDPLATDGKAALVKAFQDATAAFDASGICIFTTFAWSLENLAPQIDAACEGEWTPEILLEVGERIWTLERQFNLAAGMTAADDTLPKRLLKDAAKTGPAKGLTSGLEKMLPEYYQLRGWTTDGVPTTETLKRLQLA, encoded by the coding sequence ATGAGCTGGACTGGCAAGTTTCTCCGTATCGATCTCACCAATGGCAGCGTCAAGACCGAGGAACTGAACCGCGCCTGGGCGCGGCAGTATCTGGGGCAGCGCGGCCTGGCCACCAAGTATTTCGCCGAGGAGGTCGACCCCAAGGTCGATCCCCTGTCGCCCGCCAACAAGATGATCTTCACCACCGGGCCGCTGACCGGAACCGCCGCCTCTACCGGCGGGCGCTATTCCGTGGTGACCAAGGGGCCGCTGACCAACTGCATCGCCTGCTCCAATTCCGGCGGCTTCTTCGGCAATGAGCTGAAGAACGCCGGCTGGGACATGATCATCGTGGAAGGCAGGTCGCCCAAGCCCGTCTACCTTTCCATCGAGAACGAGACGGTGGAAATCCGCGACGCCGCCGAATTCTGGGGCAAGACGGTGTGGGAGACGGAGAACGGCCTGAAGGCCCGGCATCAGGACCCCATGCTGCGCGTCGCCACCATCGGCGCCGCCGGCGAGAAGGGCGTGCTGTATGCCTGCATCGTCAACGACCTGCACCGCGCCGCCGGGCGTTCGGGCGTGGGCGCGGTGATGGGGTCCAAGAACCTCAAGGCCATCGCGGTGCGCGGCACCAGGGGCGTGACGGTCAAGGACCCCGACCGCTTCATCAAGGCCACCATCGAGCAGAAGAAGGTGCTGGCCGACAACGCCGTCACCGGCCAGGGCCTGCCCAAATACGGCACCCAGGTGCTGATGAACGTCATCAACGAGATCGGCGCCATGCCGACGCGGAACTTCAAGGAAGTGCAGTTCGAGGGCGCCCATAAGATCTCGGCCGAGGCCATGCACGAGCCGCGCGCCACCGATGGCAAGGCCAACCTGGCCACCAATGGCGCCTGTTTCGGCTGCACCATCGCCTGCGGCCGTATCTCGCGCATGGACCCCGGCCACTTCTCCATCACCTCCCGGCCCCAGTACAAGGAGCCCTCGGGCGGCGTGGAATACGAGGCCGCCTGGGCCATGGGATCGGATTGCGGCGTCGACGACCTGGAGGCCTGCACCTTCGCCAACTTCATGTGCAACGAGCACGGCATCGACCCCATCTCCTTCGGCTCGACCCTGGCGGCGGCCATGGAAATGTTTGAGATGGGCGTCATCACCAAGGAGCAGACCGGCGGCGTCGAACTGAAATTCGGCTCGGCCGAGGCCCTGGTGAAGATGGCGGAACTGACCGGCAAGGGCGAGGGCTTCGGCCTGGAACTGGGCCAGGGCTCGCGCCGGCTGTGCGCCAAATACGGCCACCCCGAACTGTCCATGACGGTCAAGAGCCAGGAATTCCCCGCCTATGATCCGCGCGGCATCCAGGGCATGGGCCTGACCTACGCCACCTCCAACCGTGGTGCCTGTCACCTGCGCTCCTACACCGTGGCGTCGGAAGTGCTGGGCATCCCGTTCAAGAGCGATCCCCTGGCCACCGATGGCAAGGCCGCCCTGGTCAAGGCGTTTCAGGACGCCACGGCGGCGTTCGACGCCTCGGGCATCTGCATCTTCACCACCTTCGCCTGGAGCCTGGAGAATCTGGCGCCCCAGATCGACGCCGCCTGCGAGGGCGAGTGGACCCCCGAAATCCTTCTCGAGGTGGGCGAGCGCATCTGGACCCTGGAACGCCAGTTCAATCTGGCGGCCGGCATGACGGCGGCGGACGACACCTTGCCCAAGCGCCTGCTGAAGGACGCGGCCAAGACCGGCCCGGCCAAGGGGCTGACCTCGGGCCTAGAAAAGATGCTGCCGGAATATTACCAGTTGCGCGGCTGGACCACGGACGGCGTGCCCACCACCGAGACCCTGAAGCGCCTGCAACTGGCCTGA
- a CDS encoding ABC transporter permease yields MSAWLHKQRNLLDFTLSSLSRRRGKTLGMMAVYTAIVFVLASVMLFSHAIRREAAVVLAKSPEVLVQRMVAGRHDLIPARHLDAVKGIRGVQSAEGRLWGYLFDPAAAANYTLMVPANPRIEPGKVVIGDGVARVRSADPGDLMSFRAHDGALVQFKVDRAISRDSALVSADLFLVAEEDFRRLFGIAPGLFTDLAISVRNPREVTKIAEKIDAALPDTRIILRDEILRTYESVFDWREGMLLVLLAGSILAFAIFSWEKASGLSAEERREIGILKAVGWETSDVIRLKMLEGLVVSLSAFLVGYLLAYFHVFHLGAGLFEPVLKGWAMLYPKYKLTPFVDELQVATLFFFTVFPYTIATVVPIWRAAIVDPDTVMR; encoded by the coding sequence ATGAGCGCCTGGCTGCACAAGCAGCGCAATCTGCTGGACTTCACCCTGTCGTCGCTGTCGCGGCGACGGGGCAAGACGCTGGGGATGATGGCGGTCTATACCGCCATCGTCTTCGTGCTGGCCTCGGTGATGCTGTTCTCCCACGCCATCCGCCGCGAGGCCGCCGTGGTCCTGGCCAAAAGCCCGGAAGTGCTGGTCCAGCGCATGGTGGCCGGACGCCATGATCTGATTCCCGCCCGCCATCTCGACGCCGTCAAGGGCATCCGGGGCGTGCAATCCGCCGAGGGGCGGCTGTGGGGCTATCTGTTCGACCCGGCCGCCGCGGCCAATTACACTTTGATGGTTCCCGCCAATCCCCGCATCGAGCCGGGCAAGGTGGTGATCGGCGACGGCGTGGCGCGGGTTCGAAGCGCCGATCCCGGCGACCTGATGAGCTTTCGCGCCCATGACGGCGCCCTGGTCCAGTTCAAGGTGGACCGCGCCATCTCGCGGGACTCCGCCCTGGTCTCGGCCGACCTGTTCCTGGTGGCGGAAGAGGATTTCCGCCGCCTGTTTGGCATCGCGCCCGGCCTGTTCACCGATCTGGCCATCTCGGTGCGCAATCCGCGCGAGGTGACCAAGATCGCCGAGAAGATCGACGCCGCCTTGCCCGACACCCGCATCATTCTCAGGGACGAGATCCTGCGGACCTACGAGTCGGTGTTCGACTGGCGCGAGGGCATGCTGCTGGTGCTGCTGGCCGGCTCGATCCTGGCCTTCGCCATCTTCTCGTGGGAGAAGGCCTCGGGCCTGTCGGCCGAGGAGCGGCGCGAGATCGGCATCCTCAAGGCGGTGGGCTGGGAAACCAGCGACGTCATCCGCCTGAAGATGCTGGAAGGCCTGGTGGTGTCGCTGTCGGCCTTTCTGGTGGGCTATCTCCTGGCCTATTTCCACGTCTTCCACTTGGGGGCCGGATTGTTCGAACCGGTGCTGAAGGGCTGGGCGATGCTGTATCCAAAATACAAGCTGACGCCCTTCGTCGACGAATTGCAGGTGGCCACCCTGTTCTTCTTCACGGTGTTTCCCTACACCATCGCCACGGTGGTGCCCATCTGGCGGGCGGCGATCGTCGATCCCGATACGGTGATGCGATGA
- a CDS encoding 4Fe-4S dicluster domain-containing protein: MQKSLLIQPAKCTGCRQCEMACSFEKERSFNPSKSRIRVFDIHSEARFVPYTCTQCAQAWCLQACPVDAIGIDAVTRAKVVNDNICVGCKVCTIACPFGTINYVADSGKVAKCDLCGGDPACAKACPTGAITYVDAEQTGYDKMRAWAMKTDTQSHTHA; this comes from the coding sequence ATGCAGAAATCATTGCTCATTCAACCGGCCAAATGCACCGGCTGCCGCCAGTGCGAGATGGCATGCTCGTTCGAGAAGGAGCGCAGCTTCAACCCGTCGAAGTCGCGCATCCGCGTCTTCGACATTCATTCCGAAGCCCGCTTCGTCCCCTATACCTGCACCCAGTGCGCCCAGGCCTGGTGCCTGCAGGCCTGCCCGGTGGACGCCATCGGGATCGATGCCGTTACCAGGGCCAAGGTGGTCAACGACAACATCTGCGTCGGCTGCAAGGTCTGCACCATCGCCTGCCCCTTCGGCACCATCAACTATGTGGCCGACAGCGGTAAGGTGGCCAAGTGCGACCTGTGCGGCGGCGATCCCGCCTGCGCCAAGGCCTGTCCCACCGGGGCGATCACCTACGTGGATGCCGAGCAGACCGGCTACGACAAGATGCGCGCCTGGGCGATGAAGACCGACACCCAGTCGCACACCCACGCTTGA
- a CDS encoding NAD(P)/FAD-dependent oxidoreductase — MARRYVIVGGGPAGVIAAETLRHQDASGSVTLVCGEPGPPYSRMAIPYAMAGKIDEAGTWLRKDWNHYEALGIRLLHDRVATVEPAAKRVRLAAGGELSYDALLIATGSSPARPRIPGLDLPGVHSCWTLEDLRRIDPMLQPGRRVLLLGAGFVACIILQSLVQRGVKVTVSCGASGRMVRSMMDETAGGMIMRWCRAKGVEVLTAGRPTAIEQRDTGLRITLDSGKTTEADLVIVGTGVKTNTAFLDGSGIAVDDGIVVDQYLRTSVDGIWAAGDVAQGFNCCTGLREVHAIQPTAVEHGRIAAMNMSGIPTEFGGSLSMNTLETLGLISCSFGQWMGRDGGEQVRVVDEDHFRYLRLEFFDGRLVGANTVGMTNEIGIIRGLIQTRLRLGAWLERLKRDPSRLAEAYVACAQGV; from the coding sequence ATGGCACGTCGTTACGTCATCGTCGGCGGTGGTCCGGCCGGAGTGATCGCCGCGGAAACCCTCCGCCACCAGGATGCTTCCGGCTCGGTAACCCTGGTTTGCGGCGAACCCGGCCCCCCCTATTCCCGCATGGCCATCCCCTATGCCATGGCCGGCAAGATCGACGAAGCCGGCACCTGGCTGCGCAAGGACTGGAACCATTACGAGGCCCTGGGCATCCGGCTTCTGCACGACCGGGTCGCCACGGTCGAGCCCGCCGCAAAGCGGGTCAGGCTGGCCGCCGGAGGCGAGCTTTCCTATGACGCGCTGCTGATCGCCACCGGCTCGTCCCCGGCCCGGCCGCGCATTCCCGGCCTCGACCTGCCGGGTGTCCACTCCTGCTGGACGCTGGAGGATCTGCGCCGTATCGACCCCATGTTGCAGCCCGGTCGCCGGGTGCTGCTGCTGGGAGCCGGCTTCGTGGCGTGCATCATCTTGCAATCCCTGGTCCAGCGCGGCGTCAAGGTCACGGTGAGTTGCGGCGCGTCGGGCCGCATGGTGCGCTCCATGATGGACGAGACCGCCGGCGGCATGATCATGCGCTGGTGCCGGGCCAAGGGCGTCGAGGTGCTGACCGCGGGAAGACCCACCGCCATCGAGCAACGGGACACCGGCCTGCGGATCACCCTCGATTCCGGCAAGACCACGGAGGCCGATCTGGTCATCGTCGGCACCGGGGTGAAGACCAACACCGCCTTCCTCGACGGGTCGGGCATCGCCGTGGACGATGGCATCGTCGTCGACCAATATCTGCGCACCAGCGTGGATGGCATCTGGGCGGCGGGCGACGTGGCCCAGGGCTTCAATTGCTGTACCGGCCTGAGGGAAGTCCACGCAATTCAGCCCACGGCGGTGGAGCACGGCCGCATCGCCGCCATGAACATGAGCGGCATCCCCACCGAATTCGGCGGTTCGCTGTCCATGAACACGCTGGAGACGCTGGGGCTAATCTCCTGCTCGTTCGGCCAATGGATGGGCCGCGACGGCGGCGAGCAGGTCCGCGTGGTGGACGAGGACCACTTCCGCTATCTTCGCCTGGAATTCTTCGACGGGCGTCTGGTCGGGGCCAATACCGTGGGCATGACCAACGAGATCGGCATCATCCGTGGCCTGATCCAGACCAGATTGCGGCTGGGCGCCTGGCTGGAACGGCTGAAGCGGGACCCGTCGCGTCTGGCCGAGGCCTATGTGGCCTGTGCACAGGGAGTTTAG
- a CDS encoding TlpA family protein disulfide reductase — protein MRAFRLLAVLLLLAGCGEEGGKAPHVGDAPPAFKLSALDGAVVDYPAQLSGKVVVVRFWATWCPFCKDEMKMIQAVWSQSRDRGFEVLAVNAGQDKGDIDGFVAKLGVTYPVLLDPGSKVTRQYGVTGLPMTLFVGRDGRIKGRILGETDEATFRRKLEELL, from the coding sequence ATGAGAGCGTTCCGTCTGTTGGCCGTCCTGCTGCTGTTGGCTGGGTGCGGCGAGGAGGGGGGCAAGGCCCCCCATGTGGGCGATGCGCCGCCCGCCTTTAAGCTGAGCGCCCTGGACGGGGCGGTGGTGGATTATCCCGCCCAACTGTCCGGCAAGGTGGTGGTGGTGCGGTTCTGGGCGACGTGGTGCCCATTCTGTAAGGACGAAATGAAGATGATCCAGGCCGTGTGGAGCCAGTCCCGCGACAGGGGCTTCGAGGTTCTGGCGGTCAATGCCGGCCAGGACAAGGGCGACATCGACGGATTCGTCGCCAAGCTGGGCGTGACCTATCCGGTGCTGCTGGACCCCGGCTCCAAGGTCACCCGGCAATACGGCGTCACCGGCCTGCCCATGACCCTGTTCGTCGGCCGCGACGGCAGGATCAAAGGCCGCATCCTGGGCGAGACCGACGAGGCCACCTTCCGCCGCAAGCTGGAGGAGCTGCTATGA
- a CDS encoding heavy metal translocating P-type ATPase, with translation MMEAIQVVHQLRRRVRVVVPALKGEAERLCLLEILLRKHAAIGEVRVVPALASLAVRFDPRRMPAENLLRLLDTVAGNVARAPRQKPPPPALGDDSQQAEVSVAVEGMTCASCAALIQMSLNRDPAIRSANVNYATATATVVGTLDRPALEARIGALGYEARPMDTLSQRRMIVERERRHVQDAKRRAVVACLLSLPVMVIGMAMPRSRFWHVVEFALTTPVVLGAGRPFFSRAAKLAKSRAANMDTLIALGSGAAYGHSVASLLAGRHHLYFEAAAGIVSFVLLGRWLEERAKGKAGDAIRRLLDLQPPTATLVRDEVEVVVPVDDLVVGDILVVRPGERVPVDGTVTGGRTTLDESMVTGESMPVVKGPGDGVIGGCINGAGSFRMRATAVGQDTVLAGIVRMVDHAQAAKLPVQRLADRVSSVFVPGVVAVAGVTFATWLAGGARVSTALGNAVSVLLIACPCALGLATPTAIMAATGQAARRGIYIRNGEALETASKLGVLVFDKTGTVTEGRPVVSHFSARPGFDPDQVLALVAAAEAGSEHHLGRSVVDYARSRGIEPSSAEEFMAEIGRGIRARVGRHVVQVGSAAFLAEEGVGVDQLPSLDGQTPVLAAIDGKFAALFAISDRPRPTSAAAIARLHEMGIRTIMVTGDVEAAARHIAAEVGIPEVVAQASPSRKQEIVAELRAAGEAVGMIGDGINDAPALAAADVGFAIGTGTDVAIEAAPVTLVNGDIAKVAEMIELSRKTMRIIRQNLVWAMGYNTIAIPGAALGELSPMVASSAMALSSVSVVTNSLRLQKDR, from the coding sequence ATGATGGAGGCCATCCAGGTCGTCCACCAACTGCGGCGCCGGGTCCGGGTGGTGGTTCCGGCGCTGAAGGGGGAGGCCGAGCGGCTGTGCCTGCTGGAAATCCTGCTGCGCAAGCACGCCGCCATCGGCGAGGTGCGGGTGGTGCCGGCGCTGGCCTCGCTGGCCGTGCGCTTCGATCCCCGCCGGATGCCGGCCGAAAACCTGCTGCGGCTGCTCGACACCGTGGCGGGCAATGTGGCCCGCGCACCCCGGCAAAAGCCGCCGCCGCCGGCCTTGGGCGATGACTCCCAACAGGCCGAGGTCTCGGTGGCGGTGGAGGGCATGACCTGCGCCTCCTGCGCCGCCCTGATCCAGATGAGCCTGAACCGCGACCCCGCCATCCGCTCCGCCAACGTCAATTACGCCACCGCGACTGCGACGGTGGTTGGGACTCTGGACCGTCCGGCCCTGGAGGCCCGCATCGGGGCGCTGGGCTACGAGGCGCGGCCCATGGATACGCTGTCCCAGCGCCGCATGATCGTCGAGCGCGAGCGCAGGCATGTGCAAGACGCCAAGCGCCGCGCCGTGGTGGCCTGTCTGCTCAGCCTGCCGGTGATGGTCATCGGCATGGCCATGCCGCGATCCCGGTTCTGGCATGTAGTGGAATTCGCGTTGACCACCCCGGTGGTGCTGGGGGCGGGCCGTCCGTTCTTCTCCCGCGCCGCCAAGCTGGCTAAAAGTCGCGCCGCCAACATGGACACCCTGATCGCCCTGGGCTCGGGTGCGGCCTATGGCCATTCGGTGGCCTCGCTGCTGGCCGGGAGGCATCACCTCTATTTCGAGGCGGCGGCGGGGATCGTGTCCTTCGTGCTGCTGGGCCGCTGGCTGGAGGAGCGGGCCAAGGGCAAGGCGGGCGACGCCATCCGCCGCCTGCTCGATCTGCAGCCGCCCACCGCCACCCTGGTTCGCGACGAGGTCGAGGTAGTGGTGCCCGTCGACGATCTGGTGGTCGGCGATATCCTGGTGGTGCGCCCCGGCGAACGGGTGCCGGTGGACGGAACCGTCACCGGCGGCCGCACCACCTTGGACGAATCCATGGTCACGGGCGAAAGCATGCCGGTGGTCAAGGGGCCGGGCGACGGGGTGATCGGCGGCTGCATCAACGGAGCGGGTAGCTTCCGTATGCGCGCCACCGCCGTGGGCCAGGACACCGTGCTGGCCGGTATCGTCCGCATGGTCGATCACGCCCAGGCCGCCAAGCTGCCGGTGCAGCGTCTGGCCGACCGGGTTTCCTCGGTCTTCGTGCCGGGCGTGGTGGCGGTGGCGGGGGTGACCTTCGCCACCTGGCTGGCCGGGGGGGCGAGAGTATCCACCGCCCTGGGCAATGCGGTGTCGGTGCTGCTGATCGCCTGCCCCTGCGCCCTGGGGCTCGCCACGCCCACCGCCATCATGGCGGCCACCGGACAGGCGGCGCGGCGCGGCATCTATATCCGCAACGGCGAGGCGCTGGAGACGGCTTCGAAGCTCGGCGTGCTGGTGTTCGACAAGACCGGGACGGTGACGGAAGGGCGCCCTGTGGTTTCCCATTTCTCGGCCCGGCCGGGCTTTGATCCCGACCAGGTTCTGGCCCTGGTCGCCGCCGCCGAGGCGGGGTCCGAGCATCATCTCGGCCGCTCGGTGGTGGATTACGCCCGCTCGCGTGGGATCGAGCCCTCCTCGGCCGAAGAGTTCATGGCCGAGATCGGGCGCGGCATCCGTGCCCGGGTGGGTCGGCATGTGGTGCAGGTGGGCAGCGCCGCCTTTCTGGCGGAAGAAGGCGTCGGTGTCGACCAACTCCCATCCCTCGACGGCCAGACTCCAGTCCTGGCCGCAATCGACGGCAAGTTCGCCGCCCTGTTCGCCATCTCCGACCGGCCGCGTCCCACCTCGGCGGCGGCCATCGCCCGCCTGCACGAGATGGGCATCCGCACCATCATGGTGACCGGCGACGTGGAGGCCGCCGCCCGTCACATCGCCGCCGAAGTGGGGATTCCCGAGGTGGTGGCCCAGGCCTCTCCGTCGCGCAAGCAGGAGATCGTCGCCGAGCTTCGGGCCGCCGGTGAAGCGGTCGGCATGATCGGCGACGGCATCAACGATGCCCCCGCCCTGGCCGCCGCCGATGTGGGCTTCGCCATCGGCACCGGCACCGACGTGGCCATCGAGGCGGCGCCGGTCACCCTGGTCAACGGCGACATCGCCAAGGTGGCCGAGATGATCGAGCTGTCGCGCAAGACCATGCGCATCATCCGCCAGAATCTGGTCTGGGCCATGGGCTACAACACCATCGCCATTCCTGGCGCCGCCCTGGGGGAACTCAGCCCCATGGTGGCCTCGTCGGCCATGGCACTGTCCTCGGTCTCGGTGGTGACCAACTCGCTGCGGCTGCAGAAGGACCGGTAG
- a CDS encoding DUF2946 family protein, whose protein sequence is MFAKRGSCLGRFAAWAGALALALQILLPLAPAQAALSVDRELAASICHSGAGDDAPAPAMAPHDHCQFCQIHTGAKLLLPELAPIPVSMPAALFALMPPGDGGVAGNPGHLPHPQRGPPSIS, encoded by the coding sequence GTGTTCGCGAAGCGGGGGAGCTGCCTCGGGCGGTTTGCCGCCTGGGCGGGCGCGCTTGCCCTGGCGCTGCAGATTCTGTTGCCCCTGGCTCCGGCCCAGGCGGCATTGTCCGTCGATCGGGAACTGGCGGCGTCCATCTGCCATTCCGGTGCGGGCGACGATGCCCCCGCGCCGGCCATGGCGCCGCATGACCACTGCCAGTTCTGCCAGATTCACACCGGGGCCAAGCTGCTGCTTCCCGAATTGGCGCCGATCCCGGTGTCCATGCCGGCGGCGCTGTTCGCCCTGATGCCGCCGGGCGATGGCGGCGTGGCGGGCAATCCCGGCCATCTTCCCCATCCCCAGCGCGGTCCTCCGTCCATCTCCTGA
- a CDS encoding TRASH domain-containing protein, whose product MNNTPEQSCDLCGLPVLKDGLHLKASGREYAFCCEGCRGIWVMLNPDAVEDKGTKNDEQ is encoded by the coding sequence ATGAACAATACGCCGGAGCAGAGCTGCGACCTTTGCGGTCTGCCGGTGCTCAAGGACGGCCTACACTTGAAGGCCTCTGGGCGGGAATACGCCTTTTGCTGCGAAGGCTGCCGGGGGATCTGGGTGATGCTGAACCCGGATGCCGTCGAGGATAAGGGGACAAAAAATGATGAGCAATGA
- a CDS encoding NAD(P)/FAD-dependent oxidoreductase: MHHLIVGAGPAGVTAAEIIRELEPGATITLVGDEPEPPYSRMAIPYMLVGKVGEDGTYLRKGPNHYERLGITLMPGRRMSGLDPAARRIVLDGGETLAYDRLLLALGARPLRPDIEGLDLPGIHTCWTLADARKIAAQAIPGSHVVLMGAGFVGTIVLEALALRQVSLTVVEMGDRMVPRMMDETAGGMLKRWCEAKGVRVLTGTGIRRITQAQAAADTRDSLVVELSDGTSLPAHLVVVSAGVRSNTEAVAASGIALGNGILVDDHMRTSLPDVFAAGDVAQGRDFMSGEAHVHAIQITAAAHGRIAAYNMTGNDQAYHGSLNMNVLDTLGLITCSFGSWQGNGGDCARLVDEAGFRYLRLEFDGTSDVVIGAQAVGTTDHVGALRGLIQSKRRLGTAVKEQMMADPTRFMNGFVQILHR; encoded by the coding sequence GTGCATCACCTCATCGTCGGAGCCGGCCCAGCAGGGGTGACGGCGGCTGAAATCATCCGTGAACTGGAGCCCGGGGCCACCATCACCCTGGTGGGCGACGAACCCGAGCCCCCCTATTCCCGCATGGCCATTCCCTACATGCTGGTGGGCAAGGTGGGCGAGGACGGCACCTATCTGCGCAAGGGTCCCAACCATTATGAGCGCCTCGGCATCACCCTGATGCCCGGCAGGCGGATGAGCGGCCTGGACCCGGCCGCCAGGCGCATCGTCTTGGACGGCGGCGAGACCCTGGCCTATGACCGGCTGCTGCTGGCCTTGGGCGCCCGGCCGCTGCGGCCCGACATCGAGGGCCTCGACCTGCCCGGAATCCATACCTGCTGGACCCTGGCCGATGCCCGCAAAATCGCGGCCCAGGCCATTCCCGGCTCCCACGTGGTGCTGATGGGGGCCGGTTTCGTCGGCACCATCGTCCTGGAAGCCCTGGCGCTGCGTCAGGTCAGCCTGACCGTGGTCGAGATGGGCGACCGCATGGTGCCGCGCATGATGGACGAGACGGCGGGTGGCATGCTCAAGCGCTGGTGCGAGGCCAAGGGCGTGCGCGTCCTCACCGGGACAGGCATCCGCCGCATCACCCAGGCCCAGGCCGCCGCCGATACCCGCGATTCCCTGGTGGTCGAGCTTTCCGACGGCACCAGTCTGCCGGCCCATCTGGTGGTGGTCTCGGCCGGGGTGCGCTCCAACACGGAAGCCGTCGCCGCCTCGGGCATCGCGCTCGGCAACGGCATCCTGGTGGACGACCATATGCGCACCAGCCTGCCCGACGTGTTCGCCGCCGGCGACGTGGCCCAGGGCCGCGACTTCATGAGCGGCGAGGCCCATGTCCATGCCATCCAGATCACCGCCGCCGCCCATGGCCGCATCGCCGCCTATAACATGACCGGCAATGATCAGGCCTATCACGGCTCGCTCAACATGAACGTGCTGGACACCCTGGGGCTGATCACCTGCTCGTTCGGCTCGTGGCAGGGCAATGGCGGCGATTGCGCCCGGCTGGTGGACGAGGCGGGCTTTCGCTATCTCCGCCTGGAATTCGACGGCACCAGCGACGTGGTGATCGGCGCCCAGGCGGTGGGCACCACCGACCATGTGGGTGCGTTGCGCGGGCTGATCCAGTCCAAGCGCCGCCTGGGGACGGCGGTGAAGGAGCAGATGATGGCCGATCCGACCCGGTTCATGAATGGATTCGTCCAGATTCTGCATCGTTGA